The following proteins come from a genomic window of Diadema setosum chromosome 20, eeDiaSeto1, whole genome shotgun sequence:
- the LOC140244002 gene encoding uncharacterized protein: MFGSKLIPVTEKNMIRMCLFVLLLDQDYNSGRCMPTVTTPTRASCDAKCTYSEATREANCEHRQLSEAPMECNDASYLSLRHNRIERIESGTFAGFSKLQFLILSSNKIRQVEANAFSGASKLKQIDLQSNNLETFDRLALNGSGELRRIKLSHNNIKDIEIGTFQVVIKLEFIALNNNSLSSLDPGVFDNLSHLNVLDLGWNKLMVLHSDIFAPLSQLQTLILSDNQLISTGRVLLLPQIRTLDMRNDNLTRLENLSEEVLGRLGVFLLEGNPWICDCQLEPLRLWYSRLQSQGQPIVYVDSPTCFEPPSLAMQPINGVREGFCQTSFLSSTADPSKSTKESCTSDEINNLISPDVSEPNSSGKSFVKIIVPVLIILAVTLVCVSCVLKYKCNWKCNSHDLPPNTADYRQSRLATSESGQLANENTPMINHSGNGQRSEDDRHVAKPDTEQLVHETMDPRVHGETNQMLNTSVEGTPFDPVGEQQVNETTPPKQVFQVPHLKLESPENTVCGTP, from the exons ATGTTCGGATCAAAGTTAATACCAGTGACGGAAAAGAATATGATtagaatgtgtttgtttgtactgTTGTTAGATCAGGATTACAACAGCGGGCGATGTATGCCAACTGTGACTACTCCGACCCGTGCTTCATGCGACGCCAAGTGCACCTATTCAGAGGCCACGCGAGAAGCAAACTGTGAGCACAGACAGTTGAGTGAAGCACCTATGGAGTGTAATGATGCATCCTACCTCTCGTTACGTCACAACCGGATCGAGAGAATCGAATCTGGAACCTTCGCGGGCTTCTCTAAACTCCAGTTTCTCATCTTGTCCAGCAATAAAATCAGACAG GTGGAAGCCAACGCCTTCTCCGGTGCATCAAAGCTGAAACAGATTGACCTTCAAAGTAACAATCTCGAGACATTTGATCGTCTTGCCCTAAACGGCTCCGGTGAACTCCGACGGATAAAATTAAGTCACAATAACATCAAAGACATTGAAATAGGCACCTTTCAGGTTGTAATCAAATTGGAGTTCATAGCCCTGAACAACAACAGCTTGTCAAGTCTTGATCCTGGTGTCTTTGATAATTTGAGCCATCTAAACGTTCTCGATCTCGGGTGGAACAAACTGATGGTATTACACAGTGACATTTTTGCCCCACTGAGTCAACTGCAGACGCTTATCCTTTCTGACAACCAGTTGATATCTACTGGAAGAGTTCTCCTCCTCCCGCAAATCAGGACTCTGGACATGCGCAATGACAACTTGACGAGACTTGAGAATCTATCGGAGGAGGTACTGGGTCGTCTTGGAGTATTCTTACTCGAAGGCAATCCTTGGATCTGTGACTGTCAACTAGAACCCCTTCGTCTTTGGTACTCCAGGCTACAGTCACAAGGACAGCCCATAGTCTACGTCGATAGTCCCACCTGTTTCGAGCCGCCTTCCCTCGCCATGCAGCCGATAAACGGAGTGCGTGAGGGATTTTGTCAAACTTCATTCTTAAGCTCTACAGCTGATCCATCGAAGAGCACAAAAGAATCATGTACATCTGATGAAATAAATAATCTCATATCACCCGATGTAAGTGAACCAAACTCGTCTGGtaaaagttttgtgaaaattattgttCCAGTGCTGATTATCTTAGCTGTGACGTTAGTGTGTGTATCGTGCGTATTAAAGTACAAATGCAACTGGAAGTGTAATAGCCATGATTTGCCACCAAACACGGCAGACTATAGACAATCTAGACTTGCCACGAGCGAGAGTGGGCAACTGGCCAATGAGAATACTCCAATGATAAATCATTCAGGTAATGGACAAAGAAGTGAAGACGATCGACATGTTGCCAAACCTGACACAGAGCAACTAGTCCATGAGACCATGGACCCTAGGGTCCATGGTGAGACTAATCAAATGTTAAATACCTCAGTTGAAGGTACACCATTTGACCCTGTTGGTGAGCAACAGGTCAATGAGACCACTCCACCAAAACAAGTATTCCAGGTACCGCACTTGAAGCTGGAAAGCCCAGAAAACACAGTCTGTGGTACGCCATGA